One genomic region from Triplophysa dalaica isolate WHDGS20190420 chromosome 23, ASM1584641v1, whole genome shotgun sequence encodes:
- the slc6a16b gene encoding solute carrier family 6 member 16b, with protein MTSEKPPLPADDQLEEADPCSGAEQGVAVEIARDGWDSKVEYFLAQVGFSVGLGNVWRFPYLCHQNGGGAFILLYVVLMGLIGVPLFFLELAAGQSIRQGSIGVWRHISPKLVGIGYASCVVCSFVALYYNVIIGWSIFYLGNSFRYPLPWENCPTELNGTVKVKECEDSSPTSYFWYRKALDITDTIDETGELNLIITGCLLAAWVIVCLAMYKGIKSTGKVMYFSSVFPYVVLLCFLIRGAMLDGASEGIKFMFYPRLEILKDVQVWRQAATQVFFALGLGFGSVIAYSSYNPRNNNCHRDAFTVSGVNFMTSVLATLVVFAVLGFRAKTIATDCAKRNLKAVSEAIPNFSFTHLINASDVLNEYENWYRVEGHQLNLTGLKIDHCSLEEEMKKGAEGTGLAFIAFTEAMTLFPGSPFWSALFFLMLLNLGLSTMFGTMAGIMTPLTDTFKTLRKHKLLFTMCSCAAGFLIGLMFTQRCGNYFVLMFDDYSATLPLIIVVIFQTLSVAWVYGADRFLEDLKQMLGRPVPVVYKYLWKYVCPVAMIGLLGASLLKMVLQRPTYITWNKEKASEIHLPYPDWGLAVMAILIIVASLPVPIGYLHAVVLERLGRSLSDPEAVYVPCATTDTDLIPLDTNSSPWLAGENADFLLQNGNVESMESSML; from the exons ATGACGTCAGAGAAGCCTCCGTTACCTGCCGATGACCAGCTAGAGGAGGCTGACCCTTGCTCCGGGGCTGAGCAGGGTGTTGCCGTGGAGATAGCCAGAGATGGCTGGGACAGTAAAGTGGAATATTTCCTGGCTCAGGTGGGATTCAGCGTGGGTTTAGGAAATGTGTGGAGGTTCCCGTACCTCTGTCATCAGAATGGAGGAG GAGCGTTCATCCTGCTCTATGTGGTGTTGATGGGTTTGATCGGCGTGCCGTTGTTTTTTCTGGAGTTGGCTGCAGGTCAGAGTATCAGGCAGGGCAGTATTGGCGTCTGGAGACACATTTCTCCGAAGCTTGTTGGCATTGGATACGCCAGCTGTGTG GTGTGTTCCTTTGTGGCGCTGTACTACAATGTAATCATTGGCTGGAGTATTTTTTACCTTGGAAATTCCTTCCGGTATCCTCTACCCTGGGAAAACTGCCCGACAGAATTAAACGGCACCG TGAAGGTGAAGGAATGTGAAGACAGTTCACCGACGTCATATTTCTGGTACCGTAAGGCTCTGGATATCACTGATACTATCGATGAAACGGGCGAGTTGAACCTCATCATCACTGGCTGCCTGCTGGCCGCTTGGGTCATTGTTTGTCTGGCCAtgtacaagggcattaaatccACTGGCAAG GTGATGTATTTCTCATCCGTGTTTCCGTACGTGGTACTCCTGTGTTTCCTGATCAGAGGCGCGATGCTGGATGGGGCATCAGAGGGCATTAAATTCATGTTTTACCCAAGG CTGGAGATCTTGAAGGACGTTCAGGTGTGGCGTCAGGCGGCGACTCAAGTCTTTTTTGCTCTTGGTTTGGGCTTCGGTTCCGTGATCGCGTACTCCTCCTACAACCCGCGGAACAACAACTGCCACCGTGACGCCTTCACAGTGTCCGGCGTCAACTTCATGACGTCTGTTCTGGCCACGCTGGTAGTGTTTGCCGTGCTGGGATTTAGAGCTAAAACCATCGCCACAGACTGTGCCAAACG TAATCTGAAGGCCGTGTCCGAGGCGATACCCAACTTCTCTTTCACTCATCTCATCAATGCATCAGATGTACTGAATGAATATGAAAACTGGTACAGAGTTGAGGGTCACCAGCTTAATCTTACTGGTTTAAAGATCGATCATTGCAGCCTGGAGGAAGAAATGAAGAAG GGCGCTGAGGGAACTGGTCTTGCGTTTATCGCCTTCACTGAAGCAATGACGTTGTTTCCTGGCAGTCCGTTCTGGTCGGCTCTTTTCTTCTTAATGCTGCTCAATCTGGGTTTGTCCACCATGTTTGGAACGATGGCTGGGATTATGACTCCATTAACGGACACTTTTAAGACGCTACGCAAACACAAGCTGCTTTTTACAA tgtGCAGCTGTGCGGCAGGGTTTCTGATCGGTCTGATGTTCACTCAGCGCTGTGGAAACTACTTTGTGTTAATGTTTGATGACTATTCTGCCACGCTTCCCCTAATCATCGTCGTCATCTTTCAGACCCTCAGTGTGGCGTGGGTTTATGGCGCAGACAG atttttagagGACCTGAAGCAGATGTTGGGTCGTCCGGTTCCAGTGGTGTACAAGTATCTTTGGAAGTATGTGTGTCCGGTTGCTATGATTGGTCTTTTGGGTGCCAGTCTACTGAAGATGGTCTTACAGCGGCCCACGTACATAACCTGGAATAAAGAAAAG GCATCTGAGATACATCTCCCCTATCCGGATTGGGGGCTTGCTGTCATGGCAATTCTCATCATTGTTGCATCACTTCCTGTTCCTATTGGATACCTACATGCTGTTGTTCTTGAGCGGCTCGGCCGGTCCCTTTCAGATCCTGAGGCAGTGTATGTGCCCTGTGCCACAACAGACACGGACCTCATCCCGCTCGATACGAACTCATCTCCCTGGTTAGCTGGGGAAAATGCtgactttcttcttcaaaaCGGCAATGTGGAATCTATGGAATCCAGTATGTTATGA
- the slc17a7b gene encoding vesicular glutamate transporter 1 — translation MEVRPERFKAAVAKTLGRINRVLEKRQENGETIELSAEGRPELQEEKDLPVVDCTCFGLPRRYIIAILSGLGFCISFGIRCNLGVAIVSMVNNHTVYRDGKPYIVKAQFSWDPETVGMIHGSFFWGYIVTQIPGGFICQKFAANRVFGFAIVATSVLNMLIPTAARMHFGCVIIVRILQGLVEGVSYPACHGIWAKWAPPLERSRLATTAFCGSYAGAVIAMPLAGVLVQYSGWSSVFYVYGTFGVCWYLFWVLVSYESPAAHPTITPEERKYIEEAIGESAQLMNPLTKFNTPWRHFFTSMPVYAIIVANFCRSWTFYLLLISQPAYFEEVFKFEISKVGMLSALPHLVMTIIVPIGGQLADYLRSHNIMTTTNVRKMMNCGGFGLEATFLLVVGFSHTKGVAISFLVLAVGFSGFAISGFNVNHLDIAPRYASILMGISNGVGTLSGMVCPLIVGAMTKNKTREEWQYVFLIASLVHYGGVIFYGIFASGEKQPWAEPENMSEEKCGILGEDELADETEELYRSGGGGYGATMQSGDPNGAGTGGGGAGGSWVSDWDKTEEYVQPSK, via the exons ATGGAGGTCCGACCAGAGCGATTTAAAGCTGCGGTGGCGAAGACTCTCGGAAGAATAAACCG GGTTTTAGAGAAGCGTCAGGAGAATGGAGAGACCATCGAGTTGTCTGCAGAAGGTCGTCCGGAGCTTCAGGAGGAGAAAGATCTTCCTGTGGTGGACTGCACGTGCTTTGGACTTCCACGACGATACATCATCGCCATTCTGTCAGGCCTCGGCTTCTGCATCTCATTTGGAATCCGTTGTAACCTTGGTGTGGCCATTGTTAGCATGGTCAATAATCACACTGTCTACAGAGATGGCAAACCATACATTGTG AAAGCTCAGTTCTCGTGGGATCCGGAGACCGTCGGAATGATCCACGGATCGTTTTTTTGGGGATACATCGTTACTCAGATTCCTGGAGGTTTCATTTGTCAGAAATTTGCTGCCAACAG gGTATTTGGTTTTGCAATTGTTGCCACATCTGTGCTGAATATGCTCATTCCCACAGCGGCCCGGATGCATTTCGGCTGTGTGATTATAGTGAGAATACTGCAGGGGCTGGTGGAG GGTGTGTCCTACCCTGCATGCCATGGGATCTGGGCGAAATGGGCTCCACCTTTAGAAAGAAGCCGATTGGCCACAACAGCGTTTTGTG GTTCATACGCAGGTGCAGTCATCGCGATGCCTTTAGCCGGTGTTCTCGTACAGTATTCAGGCTGGTCATCCGTCTTCTATGTATATG GTACTTTTGGGGTGTGCTGGTACTTGTTCTGGGTTCTGGTGTCATACGAGAGTCCGGCAGCTCACCCCACCATCACCCCTGAGGAGAGAAAATATATTGAAGAAGCAATTGGTGAATCAGCCCAACTCATGAATCCACTGACG AAATTCAACACCCCCTGGCGTCATTTCTTCACATCCATGCCCGTGTACGCCATCATCGTGGCGAATTTCTGCAGGAGCTGGACCTTCTACTTGCTTCTCATCAGCCAGCCTGCGTATTTTGAAGAGGTCTTTAAATTTGAGATCAGTAAG GTTGGTATGCTCTCTGCTCTTCCTCATCTGGTGATGACTATCATCGTGCCGATTGGAGGACAGCTTGCCGACTACCTGAGGAGTCACAACATTATGACCACCACCAATGTCAGGAAAATGATGAACTGTGGCG GCTTTGGTTTAGAAGCCACGTTTCTTCTGGTTGTGGGCTTCTCTCACACTAAAGGTGTCGCCATCTCATTTCTGGTCCTGGCTGTGGGGTTTAGTGGCTTTGCTATCTCAG GGTTTAATGTGAATCATTTGGATATCGCTCCACGTTACGCCAGTATTCTGATGGGTATCTCTAACGGAGTGGGCACTCTCTCTGGTATGGTGTGCCCTCTGATTGTAGGTGCCATGACAAAAAATAAG ACCCGTGAGGAGTGGCAGTATGTGTTTCTCATTGCTTCACTTGTTCATTATGGTGGAGTTATCTTCTACG GTATTTTTGCATCAGGAGAGAAGCAGCCGTGGGCGGAGCCAGAAAACATGAGCGAGGAGAAATGTGGAATATTGGGAGAAGACGAGCTGGCGGATGAAACGGAGGAGCTTTATCGCTCTGGGGGTGGAGGCTACGGAGCAACTATGCAATCAGGGGACCCCAATGGGGCGGGGACAGGAGGGGGCGGAGCTGGAGGAAGCTGGGTCTCAGATTGGGATAAAACGGAAGAATACGTCCAACCATCCAAATAG